In Sordaria macrospora chromosome 3, complete sequence, a single genomic region encodes these proteins:
- a CDS encoding 90S preribosome/SSU processome component KRR1, with product MPSIHNKDKPWDTDDIDKWKVDPFTKDESSGPFLEESSFMTLFPKYRERYLRDSWPLITKALDKQGITAVLDLVEGSMTVKTTRKTFDPAAILNARDLIKLLARSVPAPQAIKILEDGMACDIIKIRSMVRNKERFVKRRQRILGQNGTTLKALELLTQTYILVHGNTVSVMGPFKGLKEVRRVVEDTMNNVHPIYMIKELMIKRELAKDPALAHEDWSRYLPNFKKRTLSKRRVPHVVSDKAKKNYTPFPPAPEKSKVDLQIESGEYFLGKEAKQRVAEQERAEKAKAKKEEKKREREKEYVPPEEAGDKKVKKRKTEKSSE from the exons ATGCCGTCCATacacaacaaggacaagccgTGGGATACCGACGATATcgacaagtggaaggtcGACCCCTTCACCAAGGATGAATCATCCGGCCCCTTCCTCGAGGAGTCTTCTTTCATGACCCTTTTCCCCAAGTACCGAGAGCGTTACCTACGAGACTCGTGGCCTCTCATCACCAAGGCCCTCGACAAGCAAGGCATCACCGCAGTTCTCGATTTGGTGGAGGGTTCCATGACAGTAAAGACAACAAGAAAG ACATTCGACCCCGCAGCCATCCTCAACGCCCGCGATCTCATCAAGTTGCTGGCCCGTTCAGTACCAGCCCCCCAAGCGATCAAGATTCTCGAAGACGGCATGGCCTgcgacatcatcaagatcCGCAGCATGGTACGGAACAAGGAGCGATTCGTCAAGAGACGCCAAAGAATTCTCGGACAGAACGGCACAACACTCAAAGCTCTCGAGCTTCTCACACAAACATACATTCTCGTACACGGCAACACAGTGTCGGTAATGGGTCCTTTCAAGGGTCTCAAGGAGGTCAGGAGGGTTGTCGAGGACACCATGAACAACGTTCACCCTATTTACATGATTAAGGAGTTGAT GATCAAGCGCGAACTCGCAAAGGATCCCGCCCTCGCCCACGAAGACTGGTCCCGCTACCTCCCCAACTTCAAGAAGCGCACGCTCTCCAAGCGTCGCGTCCCCCACGTCGTCAgcgacaaggccaagaagaactaCACACCCTTCCCGCCCGCACCcgagaagagcaaggtgGATCTCCAGATCGAGTCCGGCGAGTACTTCCTCGGCAAGGAGGCCAAGCAGCGCGTCGCCGAACAGGAGCgcgccgagaaggccaaggcgaagaaggaggagaagaagcgcgagagggagaaggagtacGTGCCGCCCGAGGAGGCGGGGGacaagaaggtgaagaagaggaagacggagaagagcAGCGAatga